A single region of the Vicia villosa cultivar HV-30 ecotype Madison, WI linkage group LG4, Vvil1.0, whole genome shotgun sequence genome encodes:
- the LOC131596949 gene encoding uncharacterized protein LOC131596949 translates to MENISVSLASSFWRTPGVDFSFLPSSGAAGGILTLWNSNTMRVLNSFGERGYLGLKVVWREKLYYAVNIYSSSNLVKKRNLWDRLLYLKNIFSDGEWVLGGDFNAVRNRREKKVASFLNSSMEWSEFEEFIRVCGVEDVPSQLVGDRDISYHCLVRLLNDKSNWGPKPFKVNKEWFSNKGFIPFVRKEWLSIKVYGRGDFVLKEKLRILKEKLRWWNANIFGKFDLEVEENVRILNDGDEEVGEDDNGESNEVLERKRRASKDIW, encoded by the exons ATGGAGAATATTTCTGTTTCCTTGGCTAGTAGTTTTTGGAGGACTCCAGGTGTGGATTTTTCTTTTCTTCCATCTAGTGGGGCAGCGGGTGGTATTTTGACTCTGTGGAATTCCAATACTATGAGGGTGCTTAATAGTTTTGGTGAAAGGGGTTATTTAGGATTGAAGGTCGTTTGGAGGGAGAAACTTTATTATGCTGTTAATATTTATTCGTCTTCGAATTTGGTCAAGAAGAGGAATCTATGGGATAGATTACTGTACTTGAAAAACATTTTCTCTGATGGGGAGTGGGTTTTGGGTGGCGATTTTAATGCGGTTCGTAATAGGAGGGAGAAGAAGGTAGCATCATTTTTGAATTCGAGCATGGAGTGGTCGGAGTTCGAAGAGTTCATTCGTGTGTGTGGAGTGGAGGATGTTCCAA GTCAATTGGTGGGCGATCGCGATATTTCGTATCATTGCCTGGTGAGATTGTTAAACGACAAATCTAATTGGGGTCCCAAACCTTTTAAGGTTAATAAGGAGTGGTTTTCTAATAAGGGTTTCATTCCTTTTGTGAGAAAAGAGTGGCTCTCTATTAAAGTGTATGGTAGGGGTGATTTTGTTCTTAAGGAGAAATTGAGAATTCTCAAAGAGAAGTTGAGATGGTGGAATGCTAACATTTTTGGTAAATTTGATTTGGAGGTGGAGGAGAATGTGCGCATTTTGAATGATGGGGACGAGGAGGTGGGGGAAGATGATAATGGGGAGTCCAATGAGGTGTTGGAGAGGAAAAGAAGGGCTTCGAAGGATATTTGGTAG
- the LOC131596950 gene encoding F-box/LRR-repeat protein At3g26922-like produces MKKTKHIENKDRISDLPDSVLLHIFSFLETTQYTVQTCILSKRWKNLWKKIYVLFLYSECFNTLDVFTKFLSQLLCLRDQGTALHAFKLFLSRQHIIEPDLFESILKYAISYNVKHLELLVIRCNIQHFPSSLLLCRTLTSLYFHVIPSLYNKPKILFPNSLNLPSLTNLDIGSVSFLGGTEPFSTCPKLTSLMIFNFNILGEQNLCISSTTLVKLTIQIHFKPENGNKIELSTPSLRTFAFIGIPIQILYLSHLSYVEHVEVNAYLWRYHLEAPSILLSWLLKLDKIKIFTVSSNILQVFSLVPDLLKVKFHSLCNLKKLIIKKKPLEYGVYKALLKRKLEQVPAASQKEVSNLREAFIQGSLIIPKGIVRFFLQNSPSAEVCCYSNR; encoded by the exons ATGAAGAAAACAAAGCATATTGAAAACAAAGACAGAATCAGTGATTTACCCGACAGtgttttacttcacattttctcTTTTTTGGAAACAACTCAATACACTGTTCAAACTTGTATTTTGTCCAAAAGATGGAAGAATCTCTGGAAAAAAATTTACGTTCTTTTTCTATATTCTGAATGTTTTAACACTCTTGATGTTTTTACCAAGTTTTTATCCCAACTTTTGTGTCTTCGCGATCAAGGAACGGCACTACATGCTTTCAAATTGTTTTTGTCTCGACAACATATCATAGAGCCTGACCTATTTGAAAGCATTTTGAAATACGCTATTTCATATAATGTTAAGCACTTAGAACTCTTGGTGATCCGATGTAATATTCAACACTTCCCGTCTAGCTTATTATTATGTCGCACTTTAACAtctctttactttcatgttatccCTAGTCTTTATAATAAACCCAAAATATTATTTCCAAATTCTCTCAATTTGCCATCATTGACCAACTTGGATATAGGATCTGTCTCCTTTCTTGGTGGAACCGAGCCATTCTCAACATGTCCCAAGTTGACTTCGTTGATGATTTTTAATTTCAATATTCTAGGTGAACAAAATCTATGCATATCTAGTACCACACTCGTCAAATTAACAATACAAATACACTTTAAGCCCGAGAACGGTAACAAAATTGAACTATCTACTCCAAGTCTTCGTACTTTTGCTTTTATCGGTATTCCCATTCAAATTTTATATTTGAGCCACCTTAGTTATGTTGAGCACGTAGAGGTTAATGCATATTTGTGGAGGTATCACCTAGAGGCCCCTTCGATTCTACTTAGCTGGCTGcttaagcttgataaaatcaaaatttttacaGTCTCTTCCAATATTCTTCAG gttttctcCTTAGTTCCTGATTTATTAAAGGTCAAATTCCATTCCTTATGTAACTTGAagaaattaatcataaaaaagaaACCACTTGAATATGGAGTATACAAGGCATTGTTAAAACGCAAATTAGAACAAGTACCTGCTGCCTCACAGAAAGAAGTTTCTAACTTACGTGAAGCATTTATACAAGGATCTCTAATCATACCTAAAGGAATAGTTAGGTTTTTTCTTCAAAACTCACCTTCAGCGGAAGTTTGTTGTTATTCAAATAGGTGA